AAGACCTCTTTTATTCTGCTCTGAAAGCCGTCGTAATGGACAATATAGCACCCATCAGATAGTCGGCGATTCTTTCACCCTCTCCATGTAGTAGTACCTAATCGGTCCACTGGGGTACTGAGAGGCAGGAAGCCCTGTTTGATGAGCTGGTCCATGGTTTCGTCATCCTCCGCTCGTATCTCGGACACCATGTTACACGGGATCAGACCCATCCTGCCCCTCACTTCCCCCCTGTAGAAGCCGTCTGTGTCTTTGTCGCCATATATCTAGCAGAGAACGGGCAGCGAGCTATGCGTCAGGACATATGTGCcgttaatttcttgaaaataatgcgcaaatttttccaaaaatattttcaaaaagttaatagagctcattatatttaggtatggatgaaaaataaaaaatacaatcacattgtatagtcgtatacaggtacatagtggtaaaaaaaaggtatacatatacattttgatatgatattcgatgtcttatgtgacacgtgtatatatatatattacggtcatgtgcgcccccaacctgagctctcagagCTCCTCCGGCaacttgcattttatgattgttagcATAGCGTGGTTGTTGCTagtgcaccaaagatcagaaacgactgcccgtgagtttgtttaaacttaaaccaagacaaaaaaaaatccatttgcttttaaaagaaatgtcatcacacGTGCCTATGTCGCCGCCTACCCGGAAGttgcgccgcagtccgaaacaacgacagctcgcctcaatggcttcaggtgggtatcaaaacaacgttagctcaaactacgtaatacgagcgtcctggggacattaaaaaaaacgggAGCGCGCACATAATTGaaattctcgttttttttttaaaaaatgtgcccattacgctcatttctacgaagtttgagctcacgttgttttgatagccacctgacccCAGAGTGAAAGGTGCTACGGATTGGAGCCGAACGGAGGGGGAGAGGTTACactgcgcaacccaaactcttgggattcaaaaaaaatatttaaatgtcatcaatgatgagttccacagcgatgcaccaaataaagctgctatggatctttttcagactGGAGATGAGTAAGAATGCTTTTTTTGAAgacttggccaaggatgtgtaatgtagtggataaagtGCTCTATGCACAAATActtaatgcagtgtttaataaacaatgttaaagggtttatatttttaagactgaaatatgtgttaacggtattaataaaatgtggcctgtcccgagatcaTATTAGCGccacatcagcacatgcacattattattaatgattgttgtacggacagttttttgcAAAACAGTACAAgtacaaacccaacaaaatataaatacagatgattcctaatattctgagcatatgtatcgcggcaaattggtggtgcgcattgtacattgggagaagggtattcctgatttttttttttttttaactttgggggtgcgcattatacattaGGGCGTATTTTATTATATCTTATTATATTTTAGGTGACACGATGCGCCAGTCCGAGAGCCTCACCCTGATGATCTGCCCCTCCTTGAAGGGCAACTCCTCATCGGCGGCGTCCGGATTGGGGGACATGGATAGAGGGTCGTAGTCAAAGAGCGCCACAAATACCCGAAAGGTCTCCTCCGCCTCCGATTCATCGAAGAAGGTGGGAGAGTGACGATCCCTGTAGCCGTCTTCAACACACAAATAAGAAATGAACAAGTGCAGGTGACGATCGATATTTGAAGACGTATGCATTGACAaacaaatacatgtaaaattgtAATTGATATTCACGTTATCTTGTCTGGGATAAGGAGCCAACATTTAACGGAACTCATTTGAGGCTAATATCGAGTGGCATGCACATATTGACTTTTTCCAATAAATAATGCATGACAGTTTATCAGCATACTGAAAGTTGCCCCGAGCAAAACTCTACAAAAACTCACTGAAAAACATtcatcaagtgtttttttttttttgtttgtttttggttattTTTGTGTGCTGTAAGAGGCAAACAAGAAGCAAGACAGATCATGGTGCAACACAGgtaattatacacacacacacaaagacacaacatGCAcgcaacaaacaacaacaactgtagtGAATTTATACGTGTATTGTAATATTAGTACCTATTGGGTAAAACTTCAGCAGGTTAGTCCACGGCGACCTTGTAAAGTCGTTTATTTGAATGCAGgatcaaaatgtaacaaatgatGTGAATTGTCGTCATCCTGTTAACACCTGACGCGTCGACCCCAAAAGTGCAACCGAATTCAGACGTTCATGCTGAAATGCTCCCAAAAGTGTGATAGTAACGCAAAGAAGGAAGGTCGAAGCAGGCATCCGAAGCAGGGGGTGGGAACTGGGGGCTCAGTGCAGTGAGGGAAGCCGTCGCAATCGTGATCTCCGGCTGTGGACGCCCCAGACCCCATCGGGTTGCGGGGATGACACCATATCGGTGCAGTGCAGTCATGCCGTTCAACATTGAGCAGGAGAATCAAAGAGAAGCGGGCACTTGCTGGTAGGGTTGCAACATTCGGGAATTCCCAAAGTTGGAAACTTTACGGAGGAATTAAGGTAGCGGATTGCTCCATTTGCTAAATAAGGGGTGTGGTTATTTACTCACATGAagaaaattgacccctccgtggatattgcgcaatccgcgtcactgaccaatcagaggccagagatctgcatcaaccaaagcccgtttttgctcccgccattttctcagacaacattgcatggtccagtataggttttgttagcgttttatcgcgtatttgggttatttaacaaaaaatatggttaagaggtgtagtcacggactttgtaatagtgacgacaggtatcctgaaaggctagttggtggagttcgattcgtaccctttcccaaaccgaagacccagtacgaaaaaggccttcgatggatcaaactttgtggaagaccgcaaatccatctaatatcaaccggaacagatatgtttgcacgaaggtatgccctatatttgattttcaatacatgtctcgcataaatgaatttgaagttcttcgctagcataacactgctgcgtgtgaacgattgagacacttattctttgttgagcgatatttagcgatgatcggactgcacaaacgtgtcgctttcttgccggctcgcggccgaagcttaaccagactgtgtttgcacgaagatatgccctaaatttgatttttaatacacgtctcgtataaatgaatgagacgttcttcgctagcgtaacattgctacgtgtgaatgattgaatgaaatcagaagcatggcgtctgtctcagttaacaatgtattgtatttagaatctataatatatcgttgatttgaatgaaatcagaagcatggcgtctgtctcagttaacaatgtattgtattgtatttgccattttttacgaattgtttgtcttacgtctccgcacgtggcgtgacgtcacttcaggaggcgtggttaagtgtcctgtacggaggggtcaattactacGTCTTTATCAGACGGCTGTTTATCACAACGGCATTCTTCTCCACCTAATCTCCAAGAATATTATATGCATTTATTCACAGTAATTtacagcctacaagccgcaaattttttcacacgctttcaaccctgcgttttatgtggtgatgggcctaatttgtgtattttttttctaacggccgcaagggggcactcgagcagaaaagtttagaatgagaccggtggaatatatgtgccgaggaagtgacttccATGCTAAAAAtcttctatagaatttgtacagaacaacttgttctgtagaactttggctgtgattttctacagaatttctacagaacaacaGAATTTcgaggacttgggtcctaaagttctatagttctttagaaattctatagaacatttttagcagggttttactggccctgttaatGTTAGCACAGcgagcactagcattagcgccacgctagtgtgaaactctttctgtgtaccgtctttctttgtaaatatctcgtgtttcaatgtgggcacttgcggcttttacacaggtgcagcgtatgtatgtaccaaatggtatttcctttcaaaatgtactcggtgaggcttgtaacctgGTGCGCTCTATAgaacgggaattacggtaatatttttttctggccaAAAATGAATGGGCCATTATAACTATCATGTCTTTGGTGTCCTATCACGTATATAGCATAGTAATAAAACTCTGAGGTTTTATTGTAAATGGGTGACTTTATATTTTggagctttttaaaaattttcgtTAGTTGGACAAATCCTCTCAAGGACACAATCTCAATGAAAAGTTTCCAACTCGGAATATTTCTAAATTTATCCCGGAAAATTTGAAACGGGGAGTTGTTGGAAAGCGTCCCCAAAACCGGCAGGAAATTTCCCGTCCCAAAGCAACGCGACTCGCAAATGTCTCCAGCTCCTCCTTGCCATTTGCCAACTTGCTGGTAGCGTTGTGGTTGGCGTGCTGTGGCGGCATCAGACGGGACTGCGGGGTGCAGCACGTACCATGGGGAGACCCGCCGCCGCACCCCCCGCGCCTGCGGGAAGACGTGGTCCCGAACCGAGCTACTCTGCCATAGCTATTCTCCTCGGCGGTGGGCGACATGTTTCCCTCACTGTTATTCTCAGAGGTTACTTCTACGGGAAACACCAATGACAAGGTGCCGGGGTTACAATGCCAACATCCAAAAAGGTTAACTGGACATTCATGGAGAAAGACagaataatgtggaaaaaatgaaaagacatttCCAAAGTTCATATAGCCAGTCAAGGTTATGAGCTGAGGTCATCATAGAACATTCGTTTCATATTTATATGGAAATAATAGCTCTTATGTCATTAGAGACGGTACAAAATGGGTTTAGGGATATTGTACAGTGTATGTGACAACATACTGTAGACCAGAGAGTGGAtctaaaaagtctacacacccctgctctaaatgtcaggtttttgtgatggGTTTTGTGCTGAGCTGTTCAGAATTCCCCCCATTTTGATTAACACCCCATCTGAAGACAAATAACCACAAAGCACGATGACAACTATGCTTTACAGTCTCTTGGTGTTGTGTTTGTGCTAAATTTCAGAATTACAGTAATCCCCAAAAAGTTCCATCTCGGTTTCAGTTGATAATAAGACATTTCCCGACGTGTGGGAGATTTCTTTGCTAACTTTTAAAACCAAATCCATGCTATGACTTTTGTTTCTAAATCTAATTTTCCATCATGCATTCATGGATGTCATTTTCCATTACTGTCTTTAGATATAATTATCATTTAAAATCttgttttctgtttcatttATATCAAACGGTTGAAGGGGTTAAGTCACTGCAGAATATTTCACGAAACACTGACGAAATGAACAATGACGTCCATATTCTCATGAATGGAACCTTTGCGGGAAAAGTATATTtactaatatacagtacagtgtacTATACAATAGCATACCGACCGATGGCAGGGACCGTGAGAGGTCGTCTCTGAGGCTGCGGGCCGCTGTGATGAATCCGTCGGCCGCTCTCCCGGTCCTGGCGGCCTCTAGAGGGAGTGTTTAACTACAATGGAGAATACAGGAACCTTTCACGTGCCGTCCACGGACGAGTGTTTGTgcaaaatgtacagaaaatgtGCATTGGCATACTTCGACAGATCGTATGTAAACGAACTCATGCAGCGCTCGCAGACAGGCACACTGAAACACAGACACACTGACGGACACGCAAACGCACACAAACAAGCCCACGACAAAGTGTATTGTTCTAAAATGACAGGTGGAACTATAAAGTAGGAGGCGTGAATTCAACGAAAGCTTTCAGTGCCCCCGTCAATGTTAGATTTCAAATTTTTGCCGatgcagtggaacctccaaagtcgaaTGGTGCCGATGTTCTCGATctaggctgtgcttagctattgcgaaggaacctggtcttccatcctctccatctcgacaagtatcaaagaaccttgttttgtgatcattgtatccgacatagggacggaacccttcacatgcgctaaaatacgggctttgtctttaaaaacTGTCACAACGGTCGactgactgaagccttggtcGTGTTAGTGTCTcgcctttctccaatctttttatgattttgagcttcgtttccatgatagattttcttttggcattgctaaaagacacagctttcttctttggggcgatctccttcttttcctttcgacttttTCCGATCAGGGgccgccacagcatgtcatctttttcaatccaagcctatctcgtgcatcttcctctctaagacCCCCAGTCTTCATGTACttcctcataacatccatcaaccttttctttgctcttcttctcgttcttttgcctggcagctccattctcagcacacttctaccaatacactcactctctcacctctgaacacgtccaaacaaTTGGACCAAAAttacagtctaacctcatctgccagcctatccattactaccgcaaacaggaaggggctcagggtggatccctgatgcagtcccacctccaccttaaattcttctgacacacccacaGCACATCTCGCCGCTGTTCTGTtgtcatcatacatgtcctgtactattctaacgtatttctccgccacaccggacttgcgcatgcagtaccacagttcctctcttggtactctgtcataggctttctctagactctcttctgagcttctctgtacttttccacgagcatcctcaaggctgtggtactctttctaggcattgtTGCatctgttgctcgcatatacttacttctgacctgagtctggcctccactagagcaaaaaatgcaaagatactcccggggCACAAACTCGGACAAGCGTTAACCAGGCAAAATGGCGGAATGTCTTGGGtcaagaccgtcttaacccgaggactccctttaATTCAGGTAAGGGTTAAGGGTAAGGGGATTAAATCAGCAAATAGGTGAATCAACCACAAATATGTGGTGACAACTGTAGTTGTATTTGCTGTATATTCATTTGAATGGGGAATTATATTAGAAACAGGACAAATTCAATTTGTCCAGTATTTTATGGTACTACTCCACGTTTCTCATGTGGTTACATTGTCTTCATACTTGTCAAGTAttagaaaatgttttgtaaacaaTCCATAAATGTTTCGTGACAGATACAGATTGAGCCGAGCATGAATCCTATTTAAACGTATTCAaaacgttttgttttgaaatgagaaCAACCCGACCTGCGTGACCGGACGATTTGTGTTCGACTTTGGAGGTTCTACTGTACTCAGTCTAAACTCAGCACACGCTAACAACACATACCAAATGCAAGAAAAGGCCGCGGCATCTGCGCCTGTGCAATTTGCCGAAACCAAGGGTAAATTTGGAGGGTGATGAGCCTCGCTGGTTTAGTAAGTACAGCATGTGCAAAGAACTGCACCTTGGGTGTGTTGTGCGAGTTGCGTCGGCGTGCCTCGTCCAGCTGCATCTCTGAGTACagctcctcctcatcctcttccATGATGTCAGACAGGTCAGAGCCGTGGCTGCTCTCGCTGTGATACTCTTCATTGTGACTATAGTGAGGCTTTTGacagtcacacacaaacacacagacccGCTGGTTTAAATCCACATACACACGGACATGCACACGCCAAACACGCACGACACGTGAACGCACACACAAGAGACGCCGGGCGCGGTCGTGTTTGCATGCAACTCAGCCAGATTTGCACTCACACGCTCGTGTCACGGACTTTCCGTCTAAGGTCAAGTCTGTTCAAACCGATCCCGTGAAACGGCTCGCCGCGCTACACGTACCGGCCTTCCGAGCTCGGAGCCTCGGAGGAACTCGTCAACTGAGGGGCCTCTTCGGCGGCGACGTGCGAAACCTTCCTCGTGTTCCTCCTCTTCATCGGAGTGATGCTGGCGAAAGGACTGACCCTGTTCGCCGTAGCTAACGGGTCTCCGGTCCCCCTGGAATGTGAGACAGCAGGGTATTTGTGCaatgttgccatggcaaccacGAGTGCGGAGGGTCAGACCTTGCCGCTCTCTGCCGCCACCCTCTGCGCTGCTTCCCGGGCGATGGCTTTGGCCACGTTGTCTGGGATGAGAGTGCCTCGCGGCTGCGGCAGGATCCTCTGAGGGGAGGGAGAACGTGGATTTCCAGAGGGAGGGGGCTCCAGGGTGTGGCCCTGCATGGGTACAGGCGGTTGGGTAGAAGGGGAACGTGCGAGGTCCCAACCGGGCGGGACGGCGGCCCCGTGGTGGCCGGCTTGCTCTTTGGCATCCAGGTCTCTGGCACTTAATGGTCTCTGAGGTACAGGGTGGGGATGGGCGTGGGGCTGCAGAGGCAGTCGGTGTTGGGGCCTGGGTCCGTGAGGGAGGCGCAGGGGCTGCGGATGAGGATGCGGCGGCCGACTGTGGTTCGGGTGGGGGAGCCTCGGGTGGGGTTGAGGATGTGGAGGATGCGGGTGGGGCGGGAGCGGTTGGCCGTGGGCTTGGGGTGGGGCAGGAAGTTGCGGGGCGGCATGAGGGTGGTGAGGGGACGTGAGGTGAGGCTGGGCGTGGGGGTGGGCGTGCATCGGCGCTGGCAGAGGGAGCGGAGGTAGAGGCACGAGCAGGTTGTTTGGAATGAGGGCGACGTGAGAGTCCTGGGAATCCCCCTGTGCGGACAGCGTCCTGACTATGACCTCCCTGGCCTCCAGGCACTGTATCCGCGTCAGCTCCACGGTCACATAGTCTGCCATTGGGAACATCACCTCCGCTATCTGATTTCAAGACAGACGCGCTCGATTGGCTTCGGCGCAGCAAATTCGTCACAATTGTATATTAATAGGTTGATAGAAGTCACAGATAGTCTActagtgtgaatgtttttaaatccaggttgaaaactcttttttttttctcatgctttttagaatatatccactttttcatcatattacttgcactgtatgcggttttaattctttgtcatttttattgtttttattccgttttaaatgttttatttctttgttttcaaatgcctttaatcctataaagcacattgagttacctcgtgtatgaaatgcgctatgcaaataaatttgctttgcattacttaaatgactaaaaaaaaaaaaaaaagcgagacacacatacacaccgaCAATCTGgcctaatttgagcatttttttctctcttctgaTCAATAATTGTCAAATGTCTCTAACAAAAATGATCTTGAGCAATGACAGCAGTTTTAAGAAATGTTTAGATGTTAAAAATTGGTATTTTAAAACAGAttttgtgataatttttttgtttttgttttggctaCATTTCTAATCAATTATATAGAAAGACGACaagcaacaaataaaataaacagaagCACCTTTTCAAGTTAAAGGGGCTGATTGAGCATTGCCGTCACCAGAGGGCAGAAGAAGCTTTTCTTTAGCTCCTGATGTGAAGTCAGAAATGTTCCATTGTCGGTATCATATGTGCATTTGGAATACAAATGGCATAATGTCGTGAAATATCCAGCCAAAAGTGGCACATTTGTGATCCACACATCAATTGGGATTCTTGAGGTGTCAAACATGACCAGAATATGGTtaaccaaaaaattaaaaaatgcacatCACCTTCTGTCCTTTGGTGCAGACAGCGTAGCCAAGGACATTGGCACCATTCGACGTGCCCGTGGGAGACAGAAGTGGGGGCTTCCAGCGGACCTGTAGCACCCCGGGAGCCTGCCCACAGAGCACCTGCACATCTTGCGGAGGCAAGGGAGGGCCTGAAAGGTAAAAGAGGACGTTCGGAATTCATTCACAATCAACACAGTTTGACGTACAAACGAGACAAATGAGTTCAAGCATTGCCCAAATGCATCGACATGCACAGGCTGAGGTGGGAGCGGAAGTCTGAAAACAACCAAATgggctcatttaaaaaatgcatgctGAGTAttaactgtgcattttttgAGATAATCTATCACGGCTAGTGAGCTACATTCACATTACGATGGTGATGTATGTTACTAAATATACTATACGTCAAAATAACACAAATCACAAGATGTATCAGAGATAATCAATCATCAGAGTGCAGTCATACAAAACTCGATTTAACATGCAAGACCGCATATTTATACAAAACTTTTGTTTCAGTGAGTAGAGGcacatttttttagattacATAACGGTTAAGTCGGCTACGCTATAGGCGGAGAAAATGACTCATCGGGACAATAAGTGATCATATCTTGTGGTGCTTGGTTTTGTTCTAATTAGTAATGTGCTGCGAGGAAAGCCGGGCAAAACTGCATTTCGTCTGGTTTCGGATAACGTAGTGATTTCATCAGTGATTATAAATGCCGCACGTCATTCAGGAGTGACACGTGTGTGAAATCCAGCCTGAGATTTGATATTTGATTCTGACCTGTTCTGCAATATGGTGTCGAACCTAAACGAGATACAATACACAACAATGGCACAGTAAGGAAATGTTGGACCTGGACTCATCTGCAAGATTGTGAACCCACTCACCAGTCACAACATTGGGCGCGCATTCTTATTCTTATGATGCCcaatatattggaaaaaaaaaaatcctcccttACGAAAGCAGCGCTCAGTTAATGGGATGCCTTTAACAAGGCCGAAAACCTGGATTCCAGCTTTCATGGACCAGTGCTTTTGAAAATTACAGCTGTGGCTTCAGTGAaatcaaatgaaacattttagtTCTACCATGTGAATGGCCAGTGACACAGTCCGaggtgtagtttgccttttgcccaaaattCAGCCAGGTTAGGCTCCAGGTCTCCTCACTTCTCAACAGACCttttgcacgtgacgtcaccattttcacgggcGCAATCTTGcgggtcaaacagagctgctcgacattgaaccggaggagattATTctcaatacccgagacctgttgtgctgttggttgtcacaacaggtGAGACGGATATTCAaggagatcattctatggaataccagctgaaaagaccagaaaataatcgatggatttcggcaattaaacatgatgatggtgcccaaccaaatacatagactgtgtagcgattgcttcatttcaggtaggaattattcttctcaatctcaaattaccaaaaagtatttataatgccaagttgacacatttgagaacaatgcatctgcaatcgcttccatgtacgttccatggagacgactccatcctcttttttttttttcaatcatagataatgaatgcgagtttgtgtaaaaccaggggtaatttatttaaatattggtatttgtattgaatactagcagaaaagatcgatggattccggcaaaggttaacgtgtggccgaaaacgcttccgcgttcacaagctgtcaaaaccgtcactgtgtgggatttattcctgatgagcaCAGATCCaccaacaaagtattcatatgcgtccagacttttatacgctttcaaacttttccgtgtaaatctcggcgatttactcaccagatccatgtgtagatccggttgtccgagacaagcggaaacgaattaacggtccaatttcttatcggcgaaaacatcacctacggcattaaatacaaatcctcTATGCCGGGttcatctaatttttccacgtactgtcgtttattttcaccttctaaatgtctgacggtatcggacaagagtctgggcgtcgtgctacaagacgtatttccgtgtcatctccaaccgacttagcattgatcAATGCTTAGcgtgaccggcaatatggcgacggaaacaaaagtcacgtgattttatgacgtaggtgcacgagctctataggataagcggtgtaggACTggatcatttgtttttcttaagaCGCTGCACCACCCCACCAATTCCGTCCTACACAAAACCATTGATTGGTGTCTGCCAAcaataaatgtaatgttttttttattctgttaacATACCAGTCAATTATCCAGTAGTATACAGTCCTTGGTGGCCACAGATTGCTATGATAGCAAGAATAACCTATTCAATTTAGTAGAAAATCTGGACAAAGGTTTAGATTTTTCACTATTGCCCCCGTCTATAGAACTGGGCAGCGCCGTTAGGGCcgaaaccataaaaacctttaatCGCCTCATAATTTTTACACGTGAACGTTTATGAACTATTACTACAACTTTGGTAAGCCAAACATGCTTGCAATATCgccatgttatcatttatgatacgacaatttgaaatgtttgtacagatttgaacacgaATCACAGGAGTTGACACAGGTGATTCGCCATTCGCGGGTCACATAAAATCCTGTCGCCggacggatctggcccccgggccttgagcttGACACCTGTGAACTAGAATATTGCAAACCACGCCCCCAATAAATACCACTGTCACCAAAACTGAGCATGaatatctttgtaaaggcaggATTTGTCTTGTTTTGACTAGCATTGGATTATGATCGTGTAGCTAATGTTGTGGCTGGTGAGTGTACACTTTATATCGTATTTGTATTAAGATATGAAAGCAAATAGAAATATACATAGACAAGTATCTACAGTATCCATTTTTTCCTAAATCCTAAGTAGAAGTTTTGACAGTCTTTTGGTGTCTATGAAGCTACGCATCCATTATTGATACCGTCTCCATGATGTACTGCTGACCTGCAGCTTGAGTGCAGAATTCCACTCCCGcttccttcctctccctctGCTCCAGAGGCAGTTGCCATGGCACCTGGTGAGGCTGTGCCACCACCGTCACTTTGTACACCGTCAGCGGCTTTAGGTTGAAGAAGCGGAGTCTATACCTCCCCGGCTTTAACACTGCATGCTCGACTCCGTCCAAGAAGACTGTGTG
This DNA window, taken from Syngnathoides biaculeatus isolate LvHL_M chromosome 17, ASM1980259v1, whole genome shotgun sequence, encodes the following:
- the LOC133490447 gene encoding RIMS-binding protein 2-like, producing the protein MRETVEVKHEQPWAALQTEQKAIQQLQKSQVQICDLEEACGSQSEHFHQMPKELLNFRLQPHPVAILLSKAPSKSHNPLLAEERLPKVVVGFQKRPEAGDERAPNAPPLISQFLQCPRRTGDSERPDCPSVRSRTLKLDRASCTRWLTPSAMEDEPSPSSRSKPRYTGQVRLCTARYSYNPYDGPNEHPEAELPLVAGKYLYVYGNMDDDGFYEGELLDGQRGLVPSNFVEFVQDKEKLSIQAGDGGEGLGPMEHTPLALMCVDGGAGQDGLLSSTNALVPCSNGTVGPLDPEDLAEDVVPYPRNITLIKQLARSVIVAWEPPVVPLGWGNISGYNVLVDGELRASIQFGGRTKCLLEKLDLDGCVHRVSVQSVTDRGLSDELRCTLLVGANVVVAPCGLRVDDIQRDTAELSWLPSNSNYGHTVFLDGVEHAVLKPGRYRLRFFNLKPLTVYKVTVVAQPHQVPWQLPLEQRERKEAGVEFCTQAAGSTPYCRTGPPLPPQDVQVLCGQAPGVLQVRWKPPLLSPTGTSNGANVLGYAVCTKGQKIAEVMFPMADYVTVELTRIQCLEAREVIVRTLSAQGDSQDSHVALIPNNLLVPLPPLPLPAPMHAHPHAQPHLTSPHHPHAAPQLPAPPQAHGQPLPPHPHPPHPQPHPRLPHPNHSRPPHPHPQPLRLPHGPRPQHRLPLQPHAHPHPVPQRPLSARDLDAKEQAGHHGAAVPPGWDLARSPSTQPPVPMQGHTLEPPPSGNPRSPSPQRILPQPRGTLIPDNVAKAIAREAAQRVAAESGKGDRRPVSYGEQGQSFRQHHSDEEEEHEEGFARRRRRGPSVDEFLRGSELGRPPHYSHNEEYHSESSHGSDLSDIMEEDEEELYSEMQLDEARRRNSHNTPKLNTPSRGRQDRESGRRIHHSGPQPQRRPLTVPAIEVTSENNSEGNMSPTAEENSYGRVARFGTTSSRRRGGCGGGSPHDGYRDRHSPTFFDESEAEETFRVFVALFDYDPLSMSPNPDAADEELPFKEGQIIRIYGDKDTDGFYRGEVRGRMGLIPCNMVSEIRAEDDETMDQLIKQGFLPLSTPVDRLEQNKRGLRRGEASRRMVALYDYDPRESSPNVDVEAELTFCTGDIIAVFGDIDEDGFYYGEINGHRGLVPSNFLEEVPDDVEVYLTDTPSRFPPEEPAERLSADSSAAAVPEAKRIAMETIADNDATPARAPSPIVRPLLPGTMRPLSPTRGLPGLALEPRDPQDLANKKKKGLLSKGKKLLKRLSPAK